One genomic region from Yamadazyma tenuis chromosome 4, complete sequence encodes:
- the CMD1 gene encoding Calmodulin (EggNog:ENOG503NVWG; COG:T), giving the protein MAEKLSEQQIAEFKEAFSLFDKDSDGKITTKELGTVMRSLGQNPSESELTDMINEVDINNDGSIDFPEFLTMMARKMKDTDSEAEIAEAFKVFDRNGDGKISSAELRHVLTSIGEKLSDADVDQMIREADTNNDGEIDIQEFTKLLSAN; this is encoded by the exons ATG GCTGAGAAATTATCCGAACAACAAATAGCTGAATTCAAGGAAGCCTTCTCCTTGTTTGACAAAGACAGTGATGGAAagatcaccaccaaagaattGGGTACTGTAATGAGATCTTTGGGACAAAACCCATCAGAAAGTGAATTGACTGATATGATAAACGAAGTTGACATAAACAATGATGGATCAATTGATTTCCCAGAGTTTTTGACTATGATGGCCAGAAAGATGAAGGATACCGACTCTGAAGCTGAAATTGCTGAGGCATTCAAGGTATTTGACAgaaatggtgatggtaaGATTTCTTCCGCTGAATTGAGACATGTTTTGACCTCAATTGGTGAAAAGTTGTCTGATGCCGATGTCGACCAAATGATAAGAGAAGCTGACACCAATAATGATGGTGAAATCGATATTCAAGAAttcaccaaattgttgTCTGCCAATTAA
- the REV1 gene encoding deoxycytidyl transferase (COG:L; BUSCO:EOG092608WI; EggNog:ENOG503NTZX): MDDEHNNPAQYRSFLKSLNDSQLLSHVSSLSQSQTHISTERVLPDTPSISGRNDIDASTPNESKFASSDPFADSFNDILLAQENHIPPAQLGEQDSDTSEDEEVSGIGPKHEFGQYDVYFQNKHDKQQLRDEAYRDWDLKRRGLQGQVAYQEPIFRGCTIYVNGYTVPSINEIHRLVIIYGGIFLPHLANKSSATHIVCDKLTPRKQQIFKNCKVVKAKWIVDSVEVGRLLDWKKYRLFQEVSYDQQRLDLKSDTFAIHQFNTEDIIDEDEQNILEDFYEAEQLNNAEQLDDEKVQLNGSRADEDGRTLEKTSIMTAKHPDFLPHFFANSRLHHLSSWKADLRAKFLKMVYQAGTSKVNMNSTRKMILHLDFDCFFATASAQKHPNLDIQKDAIVVSHGNDTSDIASCNYVARSFGIRNGMWIRSAKDLYPNICIIDYEFDLYEKYASELYNYLLSRSGDFDTIYPVSVDEALLDITSYASECEESDLQEHIIRLCTLIKSDIERLTKCTVSVGVGRNVLLAKLALQKSKPDGILFLNENVQEFLDDIPMRSLPRVGYSIIEKFQQEIQSLSEVKVSDLRKIAKSRLINVFGPKTGQKLYDYARGVDDSSIRLDSGTSPALLGRKSVSVDVNFGIRFDTTKEVEVFMANMAKEMSKRLVNLELVGSQVTLKLARRADNAPRNPPKYLGMGHCNFFNKSSKLGVASNEWGILAAEIKALSRILNIPPKELRGVAVTVSKLEDSETFKRGKQQKLSAGSIVRSKPKREIIPVDTSDFKDPMEGATDIDWDIFNALPWSIRKELRGEMTRRGIISRDSSPSKGHKVYLQQLLPSGTGSQTRYVRVLESPKKPRSRSATASPRKSSVTPAPEPDLSYDSAVLNELPSSVRDEVINGLEQRKRQKVNPQTLKSKFVEIAERDKEVNKVIDENWVLEQNMLRPPARFLDMRTMYSDIKVIISGWIAESFNQEGPHDDDVQAFVGYLKQLLAQANLARCIRSVDYIRREVNYYDAISRASQTPGISPGLMEWRRIIKTKFEPVLHDYCNKNTIKLVAKTCT, from the coding sequence ATGGATGATGAGCACAACAACCCGGCGCAGTATCGaagcttcttgaagtccTTGAACGATAGCCAACTCTTGTCGCATGTCAGTAGCCTCAGTCAGTCTCAGACACACATCAGCACGGAACGCGTCCTTCCAGATACGCCTAGTATTTCCGGTCGTAATGATATAGATGCTTCTACTCCAAATGAGAGTAAATTCGCCAGCTCTGACCCGTTTGCAGATTCATTCAACGACATTCTCCTTgctcaagaaaatcataTTCCACCAGCACAACTAGGTGAACAGGATTCCGATACtagtgaagatgaggaagTGTCTGGAATAGGACCAAAACACGAGTTTGGGCAATATGATGTATATTTTCAAAACAAACACGATAAACAGCAACTACGTGATGAGGCGTACAGGGACTGGGACTTGAAACGACGCGGGCTACAGGGGCAAGTGGCTTATCAAGAACCTATCTTTCGTGGATGTACTATTTATGTGAATGGGTATACTGTTCCTTCTATCAACGAAATTCACCGGTTGGTAATAATTTATGGTGGGATTTTCTTGCCCCATTTAGCCAACAAGTCTTCTGCCACTCATATCGTTTGCGACAAGTTGACTCCTCGTAAGCAGCAAATATTCAAAAATTGCAAGGTTGTCAAAGCTAAGTGGATTGTAGATAGCGTTGAAGTGGGAAGACTTTTAGACTGGAAGAAGTATCGTctcttccaagaagtttcCTACGACCAACAGCGCCTTGACCTAAAACTGGATACCTTTGCTATTCACCAGTTCAACACTGAAGACATTATTGATGAGGACGAGCAAAATATTTTAGAAGACTTCTACGAGGCTGAACAGTTGAATAATGCAGAACAACTAGATGACGAGAAAGTGCAACTCAATGGGTCTAGAGCAGATGAAGATGGTCGGACTCTTGAGAAGACTTCTATTATGACTGCTAAGCACCCAGATTTCTTGCCTCACTTTTTTGCTAACTCAAGATTGCATCATTTAAGTTCCTGGAAGGCCGACCTAAGggccaagttcttgaaaatggttTACCAAGCAGGTACTAGTAAAGTGAATATGAACCTGACGAGAAAGATGATTTTGCATCTTGATTTCGACTGCTTCTTCGCAACCGCTTCTGCTCAGAAGCATCCTAATTTGGACATCCAGAAGGATGCGATTGTTGTATCTCATGGGAACGATACCTCGGATATTGCAAGTTGTAATTATGTGGCTCGTAGTTTTGGTATCAGAAATGGGATGTGGATTAGATCTGCAAAAGATCTATACCCCAATATTTGTATCATCGATTATGAGTTTGACCTATACGAAAAGTATGCATCAGAGCTTTACAATTACTTATTATCAAGGTCTGGAGACTTTGATACTATTTACCCAGTACTGGTTGATGAAGCTCTTTTGGACATCACTTCGTATGCCAGTGAATGTGAAGAGAGTGATTTACAGGAGCATATCATAAGACTTTGTACCCTCATTAAATCGGACATCGAACGCTTAACTAAGTGCACAGTTAGTGTgggagttggaagaaacGTTCTACTTGCAAAGTTAGCCCTCCAAAAGTCCAAGCCAGACGGaattttgttcttgaatgaaaatGTTCAGGAGTTTTTGGATGATATACCAATGAGAAGCTTACCTAGAGTTGGTTATTCTATTATAGAAAAGTTCCAGCAGGAAATACAGTCCCTTTCTGAAGTGAAGGTATCTGATTTGAGAAAAATTGCCAAGTCAAGATTAATTAATGTATTTGGTCCAAAGACGGGTCAAAAGTTATATGATTATGCTCGAGGTGTTGACGATTCTTCTATTCGGTTGGACTCAGGAACTAGTCCAGCCCTTTTAGGACGAAAATCTGTATCTGTTGATGTGAACTTTGGAATTAGATTCGATACCACAAAGGAAGTAGAAGTATTTATGGCAAACatggccaaagaaatgaGTAAGAGGCTTGTTAACCTTGAATTAGTTGGTTCACAAGTAACGTTAAAATTGGCCAGAAGAGCTGACAATGCCCCTCGAAACCCCCCCAAGTACCTTGGAATGGGGCATTGtaactttttcaacaagtcctcCAAATTAGGTGTTGCTTCTAATGAATGGGGGATTTTAGCAGCAGAGATAAAAGCTCTATCCAGGATCTTGAATATACCTCCAAAAGAATTAAGAGGGGTAGCAGTTACAGTATCAAAGTTGGAGGATTCCGAAACCTTTAAAAGGGGAAAGCAGCAGAAGCTTTCCGCTGGTTCCATAGTAAGAAGTAAACCCAAACGAGAAATCATTCCCGTTGATACGTCTGACTTCAAGGATCCAATGGAGGGGGCCACAGACATCGACTGGGATATTTTCAATGCTCTTCCATGGTCAATCAGAAAAGAGCTTAGAGGTGAAATGACTAGACGTGGTATAATATCCAGGGATTCAAGTCCCCTGAAGGGACACAAAGTTTATTTACAGCAATTGCTACCCTCTGGTACGGGACTGCAAACTCGATATGTAAGGGTTTTagaatcaccaaagaaaccTAGAAGCAGATCAGCTACCGCTTCTCCTCGAAAATCTTCTGTGACACCAGCCCCGGAACCTGACCTCAGCTACGATAGCGCAGTGTTGAATGAGCTCCCATCTTCTGTGAGAGATGAGGTTATTAATGGCCTCGAGCAAAGAAAAAGGCAAAAAGTGAATCCTCAGACactcaagtccaagtttgtggagatAGCAGAGAGGGACAAGGAAGTCAACAAAGTTATTGACGAAAATTGGGTGCTTGAGCAAAATATGCTTCGACCTCCAGCTAGGTTCTTGGACATGAGGACAATGTATTCTGATATTAAAGTAATCATTTCTGGGTGGATTGCTGAATCGTTCAATCAGGAAGGACCCCATGATGATGACGTACAGGCCTTCGTCGGATACTTAAAGCAACTTTTAGCACAAGCCAATTTAGCCCGTTGCATACGGTCAGTTGATTATATCCGTCGAGAAGTAAACTATTATGATGCTATTTCTCGAGCCAGTCAAACCCCTGGTATATCACCAGGGCTAATGGAGTGGAGACGCATAATCAAGACCAAGTTTGAGCCAGTACTCCACGACTACTGTAATAAGAACACTATAAAATTAGTAGCCAAGACATGTACATAG